The nucleotide window TTTCATCACTACAAGGGCAATATGGGGAAGCTACTAGTGAAAAATCAAAAGAAGAAATTAATAAAGATATTGAAGAAGTTAAAGGTAGAAAGAATAGAGTAAATAGTGAGATAATCAATAAATTAACACGTGGTTATTTTGACGAAGGGTCAATAATGAGGGAAGCCATAAAAAGCTTGACTAGGGATAATGTAACCGATGCAAGAATTGACCAGTTTAAAAGGGACTATGACAACTTTGCATGGTTTGTATCCTTTGCCCCCTACGAGAAACCTGAGATTGCAGTTGTAGTATTACTATTCCAAGGCGGTCACGGTGGCTATGGTGCCCCCATAGCCAAGGAAATAATTGGTACCTACTTGAAGGTTGAAAGTGAAGAATCGGATGAAAATGTGGAAGAGGCAATTGAAGAAATTGGAAATATAGAGGGAACCAATTAAAATGCTGAGGTATATAGTGCCTCAGCATTATTTATAATAAAAATCCTATTATAAAAGCAGGAATATGCAATTCATTGAAGAATAATAATTATAATTGCTTAAGATTTTATGACATTAATTCTGGTTTAATTATATTAACCTATAAGACTATACATTTTAGCTTTAAATATGGAGGTTGCATTAAATGGCTTTAAACAGCAATATAGAATTTAAGGGAACAAAGGATGGTTTAATAATTCATTTGAATGAAGCTTGTGAATATGAGAAACTGAAGGAACAATTAATTGAAAGACTGGAAAAAACCAAAAATTTCTTTATGGGGGCTAAAGTTGCTGGAATTCAGGGAAAAAGTTTAAGCAGTAATGAAGAAAGTGAAATAATTGATATAATGAATAATAAATTTGGAATGATTATGGTAGAAAAGCCTGTTAGATGTTATAAAAAAGAAGAGGTTTTTAATGGATTAGACGAAGGTATCACAAAGTTTGTGAAGACTACACTGAGATCAGGCATGAAAATTGAGTTTAAAGGTAATGTAGTAATTATGGGTGATGTCAACCCAGGAGCAGAAGTTATAGCCTATGGAAATATAGTTGTGATGGGATACTTGAGGGGAACTGCACATGCAGGTGCCAATGGTAATAATAAAGCCTTTGTATCGGCTTTAAGATTACTTCCCACTCAACTAAGAATAGGGAAATTTATAGCAAGGGCTCCCGATAACGGCTCCTATAATCCTAAATACCCAGAAAGGGCTTTTGTGAAAAATGAGATAATACATATTGAACCCTATCTAACAAAAAATAGATAAGTTCTACATATCTATGGAGTAAATTGCATAATTACTTTCTACAGAAATCATCTACTATATATAGTTTTAAAAGCCATAAAGTTATACTACCAAATATGCTATATCTTAAATGCTCAAATTAAGGATGATATTCCCATATTAGGCTTAGTCAAGTCAGAGTTATACAATTTCCTCTATAGCCAATATACCTTTATTTTAATGTTGAGTGAGGGCGTTGGGGGAAGCTGTCGGTATAAATGATAAAAAGAAACTAACCACAAAATATTTTATTGGAGGTAATTGTCATGGGCGAAGTTATTGTTGTTACATCTGGAAAAGGTGGTGTTGGTAAAACAACAACTACCGCGAATATCGGTGCAAGTCTTGCGATTTTAGGTAAAAAAGTTGTTGTTATTGATGCTGATATAGGGCTTAGAAACTTAGATGTTGTTTTAGGATTGGAAAATAGAATAGTTTATGATCTTGTGGATGTAGTTGAGGGAGTTTGTCGACTAAAACAAGGATTAATACGGGATAAGAGATTTGAAGGACTTTATTTATTACCTGCTGCACAAACAAAGGATAAGACAGCGGTTTCTCCAAAGCAGATGCAGGATTTATGCAATCAGCTAAGGGAAACATTTGACTACGTTTTGGTTGATTGTCCAGCAGGAATTGAGCAGGGTTTTAAAAACGCCATAGCTGGAGCAGATAGAGCCGTAGTAGTTACTACTCCAGAGATATCTGCTGTTAGGGATGCCGATAGAATCATAGGACTTTTAGAAGCCGCTGAACTGACCAATCCTATGCTTATAATAAATAGAATAAGAATAGAAATGGTAAAAAAGGGAGATATGATGAATATAGAGGACATGACGGATATTCTTGCAATTGACCTTTTAGGAATAGTGCCCGATGATGAGTATATTGTAATATCTACCAACAAAGGGGAGCCGGCAGCAAAGGAAGAAAAATCTATGGCTGGACAAGCCTTTAGAAATATTGCTAGACGAATAACAGGAGACGATGTACCATTTATGGACCTAGATATACAAGAAGGGTTTATGGTTAAGCTCGCTAAATTGTTTGGAATAAGTAAATAAGGGGGGTTAACATATGCTAGATGTATTTAAATTTTTTAGTAAGGATGACGGAACAAGTAAAGATGTCGCAAAGGAAAGGTTAAAACTAGTATTGGTACATGATAGAACAAATTGTTCTGAAAATTTCTTGGAGATGGTAAGAGGAGATTTGCTTAATGTGATATCTGATTACATGGAGATAGATGAGGAAGGATTGGACATAAGAATCACAAAAACAAAAAGAAACGATGAAAGAGTTATGCCTGCACTTGTTGCAAATATTCCAATAAAGAAAATGAAAAATAGATAAATTAGACTTTTAGAGGGACTGTCTCAAAAGACAATCCCTTAAGCTTTGCACTTTAGTATTTCAAAATAAATAAAATTTTGGGTTTTGAAATCCCTTTGGTTCCATTAGGATTAATTATAAATGCCAAGTCAGTGGAATTCAAATAACAAATAAATCTGTTATTTTAAGATATCCATTTTCATTTGAGGAAATTGCATAATATATATCCAATGGTTTCTGGAATTCTTAAACTATACATTTTGTATAAGGTTATTATTTAATTTTATCATTTGTATAAATTTGCATATAATATGTTATTATTAATATTGGTGGGAGTATTTTTTTATGTTATAATTCAGTATAGGTTATGTTAAATGAGGTGCATTATGTTTGAAAGAAGACTAATCAAAAATATTGACTATGGATTGATAGGAATAGTAATATTAATATTTCTTATCGGATTGGTGATAATTACCAGTGCGACGAATCTTATTGATTTATCAAAGGATATGACATTTAAAGACAATATAGAAGAAATAATTAATAAAGGTATAAAAAGGCAGCCTAAGATTCAAATTGTTGCATTTATAATTGGAATATTCGCCATAATGGCTACTTTGACTATAGATTATAATAACTTTGGTAATGCATATAAGCCCTTGTATATTATAGCCCTATTATTACTATTGACAGTTTATATTCCGGGGCTTGGAGTAATTAAAGGTGGAGCTAGGAGCTGGATAAAATTTGGGAAAATTTATGTTCAGACATCGGAAGTAGCTAAGCTAGGGTTTATTTTGTCCTTTGCCAAGTATTTAGAGATAAAGTTTGATAAGCTTGATAGTGTCAAGGATATAATTGGACCGGTATTATTTATTTCACCCTTTATATTATTACTTTTAAAGCAGCCGGATTTAGGTTCAGCATTGGTGTTTATAATTATTGCCTTTGGGATGCTTTTTATTGCCGGGATTAATATAAAGCTAGTATTATATGGAGGCTTAATAGGTATTTCATCTATGCCATTGGTATATAATTTTTTGGAAGATCATCAAAGAAAGAGGATAGATGCTTTTCTTAATCCATCTGATACTACTTTGAACTGGCATGTGGACAAGTCAAAAACTGCTATTGGTTCAGGAATGCTATATGGTAAAGGAATATTTAAAGGAACATTTCATAGGGGAGATTTTTTGCCCGTTCAAGAGACTGATTTTATATTTGCAGTTTTAGGTGAAGAATTAGGCTTGATAGGTTGTTCGGTAATACTATCCCTATATTTTCTTTTCTTATATAAAATGATGAAGATAGCAAAAAATGCTAAGGATGTCTATGGATTATTAGTTGTTACTGGTATTACATTTATGTTTGCCTTTCAAATAATCGAGAATATTGGGATGACTATAGGAATTATGCCCGTTACTGGAGTGACATTGCCATTTCTTAGCTATGGGGGAAGTTCTTTGATAACAAGCATGGTTGCTTTAGGTTTGGTCCTCAATGTATCCATGAGAAATAAAAAGATAAGATTTTGATATAATTTGCTTTTAATTAAAATATGAAATACCTTTATACGATAGAAATTCCAGTCAAAGCTTTAATTTATACATATCAGAAATCCCCTAAGAAGTATAGGGTATTTCCATATGTATAAACTAATGTTTATCCTAGAGTGTATATAGAAGATTTCCTATAGAATAGGAAGTCTTTTATTTTGTGTGGAGTAATATTTCATTAAACTTAATTTATACATCTCAAAATATCCAATGTTTCTAGGGATTTTTGATGTGTATAAATTAATTGTTTAACTGGAATAGCTATAGAAGTTATAAATAGCTTTGTACTATATTTTGGTAATAAATGTCCTTCTTTAAAAATATATTATAATAACTCATTAAACATAAGGAGGGCAATTATGGATAAGTCATATAGAAGAAATATGGCAAATAGACAAAGAAAAAGCTATTATGGATATAGCAAGTATAAATCCAAAATGAAAAACAACAAGTCTTCTAGTATATATAGGAGAGTCTTGACTCAAATATTAGTATCAATCTTAGTAGTATTATTAATAATAATATTTAAAAGTATTAATACTCCTTTAACAAACAACACCACATCAATGATAAAGGAAGCTATGTATGCACAGTTCGATTATAAAGATAGTATAGACCAATTAAAAGAATATGCTGTAAAGATAAAGGATTATACAGTTAAAGCTGTGCCCGTTTTTAATAGATTTACCAGGGAGGTAGAAATGGCTCGCCCTATAGAAGGTGTAGTAATATCTTCCTATGGAGAAAACTATAATTCTATTACGGAAAAAAATACATTTCAAAGGGGCATAAATGTAAAGGCAATAAATATGAAGATAGTAAAATCTGCTGATGACGGGGTAGTGGAAATGATAGGTGAAAGTGAAAGCCTAGGAAAATTTGTCAAGATAAGTCATGGCGAGGATATTTTTTCTATATATAGCAATTTAGACAGGATATTTGTTAAAGAAAAGGAAAGTATTATTAGGGGACAAAGAATTGGTGAATTAGGTGGTTTACAAAGTTCATACCTACATTTTGAGCTTTGGATTGACAATGATGCCGTTGACCCACAATTATATATGGATTACAGCGTCACAGGTATCTAGAAAAATATCTAACTACACCTTGGACATGTAATATCCCATATTGATAGTAATAAAGCCTATTAATAGTTGTTAAAAGATGTTAAAATGTTTAATAAGAAAAACAATTTAAATATTTGAAATTAGTATCTTTGTACTTAAAAAGCATGTATAATATACAATAATGCAATACTAAAGATAAACGTGTTATTTCAAGGAGGAGCATCAATGAATGAAAGAATAGAAGAAATCTTAAACAAAGTAGAGAAACCTAGTAGGTATATTGGGGGAGAAATAAATAGCTTTGAAAAAGAAATAAATGGCAATACCATTAGATATGGATTTGGGTTTCCAGATACATATGAGGTAGGTATGTCCCATTTAGGTATGCATATAATCTATAATCTACTTAATCAATTAGATGATGTATTTTGTGAGAGGATATTTGCTCCGTGGATTGATATGGAAGAAATACTCAGAAAAGAAGATATACCAATGTTCACTCTGGAAACTCATAGTGCAATAAATGAACTGGATATGATTGGATTCACGCTACAATACGAGCTTAGCTATAGCAATATACTAAATATCTTAAATCTTGGGAAAATACCTTTGAAAAGCAGTGAAAGGGATGAATCATGTCCCATTATTTTAGCTGGAGGCCCCTGTGCCTATAATCCTGAACCCTTGGCGGATATTGTTGACTTCTTTGTTTTAGGCGAAAGCGAAGAGGTTTTAATTGAGATTCTTGATGTTTATAAAAGCTTAAAAAGCAAGGGCTTCAAAAAACAAGAGTTTTTAAAGCAAATAAGTAAAATAGAAGGGATTTATGTTCCAAGCTTTTATGAGGCCCTATATAATGAAGATGGAACAATCAAAGGATTCAAGCCTAAAAATGAGGATTACCCTGTTAAAATAAAAAAGAGAATTATAAAAGACCTTAATAATGTTTTTTATCCTGAAAAGGTTATAGTTCCCTTTACAGATGTTGTACATAATAGGGCTATGGTTGAAATATTTAGAGGCTGTACAAGGGGTTGTAGATTTTGTCAGGCAGGAATGATATACAGGCCTATTAGAGAAAGAAAATCTGATAAAGTACTAGAACTAGCTGATAAGCTTTTAAAAAATACCGGATATGAAGAAATTTCTATATCCTCCCTTAGTACAAGTGACTATTCCGAGCTGCATGAGTTAGTAAGGGGTTTAATAGATAAATATCTAAATAAAAAAATAGGAGTCTCCGTGCCTTCCTTGAGACTAGATTCCTTTTCACTAAAGCTAATAGAGGAAATTCAAAAAATTAGGAAGACGGGACTAACATTTGCTCCAGAAGCAGGCAGCCAGAGACTTAGAGATGTTATTAATAAAGGGGTAGAAGAAAAAGACCTGATAGATGCAGTAACAAATGCCTTTGGACTTGGTTGGGGAACTATAAAATTATATTTTATGATGGGATTACCTACTGAGGTTTACGAAGACTTAGATGGAATAGCAGATTTAGGACGAAAGGTAGTAGATACTTATTACAACACTCCAAAGGAAAATAGAAGTAAGGGTTTGAAGGTTACTATTAGTACTTCTTCCTTTGTACCTAAACCCTTTACTCCATTCCAATGGGAACCCCAGGATGCAATTGAAACCTTGGTAGAGAAACAGCAATATTTAAAAAGCAAATTAAAGCATAGAAATATTACTTATAACTACCATGATTCTAAGACAAGCTTTCTTGAAGCCGTATTTGCAAGGGGTGATAGAAGAATTGGCAGTGTTCTAATTAAAGCATTTGAAAAAGGTTGCAAATTTGATGGATGGCAAGAGTATTTCCTATATGATAAATGGATGGAGGCCTTTGAGGAATGTGGAATTGATCCTGCTTTTTATGCAAATAGAGCTAGAAAATATGATGAAATACTGCCTTGGGATCATATTGATGTTGGGGTATCCAAGAAATATTTAATAAATGAAAATGAAAAGTCCAAGGAAGAAAAATTGACTAAGGACTGTAGATTAGGTTGCACAGGTTGTGGAATAAATAATGGATTTATAGGCGGTGTTTGCTAATGTGTAAAATTCTAACCAAATTTACTAAACAAGACAGAATGAAATTTATTTCCCATTTGGAATTGATAAGTGTAATTGAGAGGGCATTTAGAAGAGCAGATATACCCCTAAAATTCTCCCAAGGCTTTAATCCACATCCTAAGATATCCTTTGCTGCACCACTGTCTGTAGGTGTTTCTAGTGAAGGTGAATATTTAACTGTAGAGATTCAAGATCAAATTGATATTGATGATTTTAAAAACAAAGTTAATATTGAACTTCCAAAGGGCATAGAATTTATTAAGTGCAAATATATTGATCCAAAGAGTAAAGCACTTATGAGTATAGTTGAAGATGCTACTTATATTGTTAAGTGTGTAACGAAAGAATTCTATGATTCAGGGGAAATAGATAGGATTATTGAAGCCTTTTTAGATAAAAAGGAAATACTTTATAAGAAGATTGGTAAAAGGAAAAAGGAGAAGATAATAAATATAAGAAATTATATTAAAAGTATAATAGTTTTAGCAAAGGAAGATAATGAAATAATCCTTAAGTTAACTGTATCCACGGGAAGTCAAGGAAATTTGAAACCAGAAGTTTTAGTAAATAAGCTTGTGGAGTTGGAAAAAATTAAAATAGATTTAGATAAATTAAAGATACATAGACTAGATATATTTTCATCAAAGGAAAATAAATCAATGGTTCCCATTGATAGAACAATCTAATAGTTAAGGTGGGGAAGCAATGAATAAAATAGTAATTGATTCGGGTCTTGGCCAGAGTCGGGTTGCAATACTGGAAAGTGGTGAATTAGCTGAATATTATATTGAAAGTAAAAACTTAAAAAGACTAGTTGGAAATATCTATAAGGGGAGAGTAAAAAATGTTTTGCCTGGAATGCAAGCTGCATTTGTGGACATAGGTTTAGAAAGAAATGCCTTTTTATATGTCAAGGATGCAATTCCCCAGGAAATACTTAATAAAAAGAAAAAAGCCTTTAAAGATATTTTAATTAAAGACGTGGTAAAAAATGGACAAGAGATAATTGTTCAAATAACTAAAGAACCTATGGATAGTAAAGGGGCTAGGGTTACAACACATCTTTCATTTCCTGGAAGATACTTGGTATTCATGCCCGAAGTTGACTATATAGGGATATCCCGTAGAATTGAAGATGAAAATGAAAGAGATAGGTTAAGAAAAACAGTAGAAGAAATAAAGCTTGAAAATATGGGTGTAATAATAAGAACTGAATCAGAAAATAAGGGAAAAAGTGATTTAGAAGAGGATTTAAAATATCTCTTAAGACTCTGGCAAAAAATCGAAAAAGAAAAAAAACTAGGCTTTCCACCAAAAATATTGTATAAGGACTTAGATTTAATACATAGAACTATTAGAGATTTTTTTACGGATGATATTGAAGAGCTAGTTATAAATGATAAAGAGAACTATAATATGATTTTGGAATTTGTGGACTTAATCTCTCCTAAGCTGAGGGAAAGAGTAAAGTATTTTGATCCAGGTATAAATATATTTAGCTACTATGGAATAGAGAAACAGATTAAATCTGCATTGAGCAAGAAGGTATGGCTTAAAAATGGAGGATATATAGTCATTGACAAGACGGAAGCCATGACAATAATAGATGTTAATACAGGAAAGTATGTTGGGGTCAATGATTTATCTGAAACAATTGTTAAGGTAAATAAAGAGGCTGCAAAGGAAATAGCTAAGCAGATTAGATTAAGGGATATAGGTGGAATTATTATAATAGACTTTATTGATATGGTGAATAAAAATCATGATCAAGAGATACTTGATGTTTTAACTGATGAGCTATCTAAGGATAGAGTTAGAACTAATGTGGTAGGTATGACTGGACTAGGGCTTGTGGAAATGACAAGAAAGAAGGTTCGAAATCGTATTAGCTCAATATTGGAAACAAAATGTCCATATTGTGATGGCCTGGGATTAGTACTTACTCCAGAAACAGTTATAAACAATTTGGAGCATGAACTAAAAAGAATATCCTTACATACCAATTCAGAAGCCGTAATAGTAGACTTAAATAAGGATGTTGAAAGGATACTACACAATGATATGAATGAATATTTAGAGAAACTAGAAAAAACGTTGAATCTAAAGATTTTCATTGAAGGAAAAGACGATGTTCATTCTAATCATTATGAAATAAAGAAAATGGGTAGATTAAGTGTGATAAAGGATATTTTAAATAAATAGGGGAAATTATATTTATAAATAGGGTTAAAAACCATTATAATATTTTATTGAGCAAATTGCATAATTACTTTCTATAAAAACCATCTAATACATGTAGTTTGAAAATCTTCAAAGCTATACCACCAAATATGCTATATCTTAAATATTCAAATTAAGGATGATATTCGCATATGCAATTTCCTCTATTGACATTCCTTTTTAGCTATGATAACATGTATATGTTGTGGATATTGAGCTAGATGTTTGATGTTCACTGGTAGCCGCTCGAATCGGGTTTTAAAACTTTAAGTACCTAGATTTGGCGAGACTGGATTGAGGAGGTGTAAGGATGTACGCAATTATCGAAACTGGTGGAAAGCAGTATAGAGTTCAAGAAGGTGATACTCTATTTATCGAGAAGATTGAAGCAACTGCTGGTGAAACTGTTGAGTTTGACAAAGTTTTAGTTGTTTCAAATGAAGGTAAACTATCTGTAGGAACTCCATTTGTTGCGGGTGCAAAGGTTGAGGCTTCTGTAGTTGGGCAAGGTAAAGGCAAAAAAGTAATTGTATTTAAATACAAGTCTAAGAAGGACTATAGAAAAAAACAAGGCCATCGTCAACCCCATACAAAGATAAAAATTGAAAAAATTAATGCTTAAGGTTAATCCATATGATCAATATTAAGATTAATAGAAACGAAGAAAATAATATAATATATTTTAGTGTCAATGGACATGCCAATTTTGATGAGTTTGGTAAGGATATAGTATGCGCTAGTATATCTATTCTTAGTCAAACAGCGGTATTAGCTTTGTATGAAGTTGCCAATATAGATGTTACATATGAAATGGATGAAGGTTTGATTTCATGTCGGATTCCAGATAACATTGATGTAAAGCAAAGAGAAAAAGCTAATATAATCATTGATACTATGCTGATTGGAATAAAAGGTACTATAGAAATATATCCTGAATATATAACGCTTCAAGATGAGGAGGTGTGAAGCCATGCTATTCAAAATGAATCTTCAGCTTTTTGCTAGTAAAAAGGGAGTAGGTTCTTCTAAAAACGGTCGTGATAGTGAATCTAAAAGACTCGGAGTTAAAAGAGCAGACGGACAATTTGTTAATGCTGGAAGTATCATAGTTAGACAAAGAGGAACAAAGATACATCCAGGGAACAATGTTGGAAAAGGCGGAGACGATACTCTTTTTGCTAAAGTAAATGGTGTAGTTAAGTTCGAAAGAAAAGGCAAAGATAAAAAGCAGGTAAGTGTATATCCTGTAGATGAAGCTGCTGCACAATAATTTGAGTGAAAGCCCATACTTAAGGTATGGGTTTTTATATTTAGGCACATGAAAAAAATAAACTAGTCATTTTGCTTGTTTATTTTTTTCATGTGCTTTATAGGGATGTTATCTGAAAATATCTATAGATGGTTTTTGTAGGACGTAATTATGCAATTTGCTCTATTAAAAGTATATTAGTAAGATAAAATGAAAATAATGTTTTTAAAGACATAAAAATGACTTATAGACTTGAAACTTACGTCTTGGAACTCTATAATATAGATATTCCGGTTAAACAATTAATTTATACACATCAAAGCTCCCTAGAAACATTGGATATTTTCATATGTATAAATTAAGTTTAACTTTGGGAAATCTATATAATTAAAAAATACGTGTACATATTAAAAGGTGATGAAAATGTTTGTAGATAAAGCAAAGATATTTCTTAAAGGTGGTAAAGGTGGAAACGGTGCTGTTTCCTTCCGTAAAGAAAAATATGTCCCAGCCGGTGGCCCAAATGGGGGAGATGGCGGACGTGGGGCTAGCGTAATATTTGAAGTTGATGAGGGGTTAAAAACTCTAATGGACTTTAGATATAAAAGCAAGTATATTGCTGATTCAGGAGAAAATGGTCAAAGAAAAAACAGATTTGGTAAGGATGCAGAAAATTTAATTTTAAAGGTACCCCCTGGAACTATTGTTAAGGATGAAGAAACCGGTGTAGTTTTAGCGGATTTAACTGAGCATGGACAAAAGTCAGTAATTGCTAAGGGTGGGAAGGGTGGTAAGGGTAATGTTCATTACAAAACCTCCACCAGACAAGCACCTAACTTTGCGGAGGCAGGAGATTATGGGGAAGAACGATGGGTAGTGCTAGAGCTTAAGCTTTTAGCCGACGTGGGACTCGTGGGATTCCCTAATGTTGGAAAATCCACATTGCTTTCTGTTGTTACCAAGGCGGCTCCAAAGATAGCTAACTACCACTTTACGACTATCAAACCAAATCTTG belongs to Maledivibacter sp. and includes:
- the minC gene encoding septum site-determining protein MinC — its product is MALNSNIEFKGTKDGLIIHLNEACEYEKLKEQLIERLEKTKNFFMGAKVAGIQGKSLSSNEESEIIDIMNNKFGMIMVEKPVRCYKKEEVFNGLDEGITKFVKTTLRSGMKIEFKGNVVIMGDVNPGAEVIAYGNIVVMGYLRGTAHAGANGNNKAFVSALRLLPTQLRIGKFIARAPDNGSYNPKYPERAFVKNEIIHIEPYLTKNR
- the minD gene encoding septum site-determining protein MinD, giving the protein MGEVIVVTSGKGGVGKTTTTANIGASLAILGKKVVVIDADIGLRNLDVVLGLENRIVYDLVDVVEGVCRLKQGLIRDKRFEGLYLLPAAQTKDKTAVSPKQMQDLCNQLRETFDYVLVDCPAGIEQGFKNAIAGADRAVVVTTPEISAVRDADRIIGLLEAAELTNPMLIINRIRIEMVKKGDMMNIEDMTDILAIDLLGIVPDDEYIVISTNKGEPAAKEEKSMAGQAFRNIARRITGDDVPFMDLDIQEGFMVKLAKLFGISK
- the minE gene encoding cell division topological specificity factor MinE; the encoded protein is MLDVFKFFSKDDGTSKDVAKERLKLVLVHDRTNCSENFLEMVRGDLLNVISDYMEIDEEGLDIRITKTKRNDERVMPALVANIPIKKMKNR
- the rodA gene encoding rod shape-determining protein RodA, giving the protein MFERRLIKNIDYGLIGIVILIFLIGLVIITSATNLIDLSKDMTFKDNIEEIINKGIKRQPKIQIVAFIIGIFAIMATLTIDYNNFGNAYKPLYIIALLLLLTVYIPGLGVIKGGARSWIKFGKIYVQTSEVAKLGFILSFAKYLEIKFDKLDSVKDIIGPVLFISPFILLLLKQPDLGSALVFIIIAFGMLFIAGINIKLVLYGGLIGISSMPLVYNFLEDHQRKRIDAFLNPSDTTLNWHVDKSKTAIGSGMLYGKGIFKGTFHRGDFLPVQETDFIFAVLGEELGLIGCSVILSLYFLFLYKMMKIAKNAKDVYGLLVVTGITFMFAFQIIENIGMTIGIMPVTGVTLPFLSYGGSSLITSMVALGLVLNVSMRNKKIRF
- a CDS encoding M23 family metallopeptidase, which encodes MDKSYRRNMANRQRKSYYGYSKYKSKMKNNKSSSIYRRVLTQILVSILVVLLIIIFKSINTPLTNNTTSMIKEAMYAQFDYKDSIDQLKEYAVKIKDYTVKAVPVFNRFTREVEMARPIEGVVISSYGENYNSITEKNTFQRGINVKAINMKIVKSADDGVVEMIGESESLGKFVKISHGEDIFSIYSNLDRIFVKEKESIIRGQRIGELGGLQSSYLHFELWIDNDAVDPQLYMDYSVTGI
- a CDS encoding TIGR03960 family B12-binding radical SAM protein, which gives rise to MNERIEEILNKVEKPSRYIGGEINSFEKEINGNTIRYGFGFPDTYEVGMSHLGMHIIYNLLNQLDDVFCERIFAPWIDMEEILRKEDIPMFTLETHSAINELDMIGFTLQYELSYSNILNILNLGKIPLKSSERDESCPIILAGGPCAYNPEPLADIVDFFVLGESEEVLIEILDVYKSLKSKGFKKQEFLKQISKIEGIYVPSFYEALYNEDGTIKGFKPKNEDYPVKIKKRIIKDLNNVFYPEKVIVPFTDVVHNRAMVEIFRGCTRGCRFCQAGMIYRPIRERKSDKVLELADKLLKNTGYEEISISSLSTSDYSELHELVRGLIDKYLNKKIGVSVPSLRLDSFSLKLIEEIQKIRKTGLTFAPEAGSQRLRDVINKGVEEKDLIDAVTNAFGLGWGTIKLYFMMGLPTEVYEDLDGIADLGRKVVDTYYNTPKENRSKGLKVTISTSSFVPKPFTPFQWEPQDAIETLVEKQQYLKSKLKHRNITYNYHDSKTSFLEAVFARGDRRIGSVLIKAFEKGCKFDGWQEYFLYDKWMEAFEECGIDPAFYANRARKYDEILPWDHIDVGVSKKYLINENEKSKEEKLTKDCRLGCTGCGINNGFIGGVC
- a CDS encoding TIGR03936 family radical SAM-associated protein codes for the protein MCKILTKFTKQDRMKFISHLELISVIERAFRRADIPLKFSQGFNPHPKISFAAPLSVGVSSEGEYLTVEIQDQIDIDDFKNKVNIELPKGIEFIKCKYIDPKSKALMSIVEDATYIVKCVTKEFYDSGEIDRIIEAFLDKKEILYKKIGKRKKEKIINIRNYIKSIIVLAKEDNEIILKLTVSTGSQGNLKPEVLVNKLVELEKIKIDLDKLKIHRLDIFSSKENKSMVPIDRTI
- a CDS encoding Rne/Rng family ribonuclease; this translates as MNKIVIDSGLGQSRVAILESGELAEYYIESKNLKRLVGNIYKGRVKNVLPGMQAAFVDIGLERNAFLYVKDAIPQEILNKKKKAFKDILIKDVVKNGQEIIVQITKEPMDSKGARVTTHLSFPGRYLVFMPEVDYIGISRRIEDENERDRLRKTVEEIKLENMGVIIRTESENKGKSDLEEDLKYLLRLWQKIEKEKKLGFPPKILYKDLDLIHRTIRDFFTDDIEELVINDKENYNMILEFVDLISPKLRERVKYFDPGINIFSYYGIEKQIKSALSKKVWLKNGGYIVIDKTEAMTIIDVNTGKYVGVNDLSETIVKVNKEAAKEIAKQIRLRDIGGIIIIDFIDMVNKNHDQEILDVLTDELSKDRVRTNVVGMTGLGLVEMTRKKVRNRISSILETKCPYCDGLGLVLTPETVINNLEHELKRISLHTNSEAVIVDLNKDVERILHNDMNEYLEKLEKTLNLKIFIEGKDDVHSNHYEIKKMGRLSVIKDILNK
- the rplU gene encoding 50S ribosomal protein L21, translated to MYAIIETGGKQYRVQEGDTLFIEKIEATAGETVEFDKVLVVSNEGKLSVGTPFVAGAKVEASVVGQGKGKKVIVFKYKSKKDYRKKQGHRQPHTKIKIEKINA
- a CDS encoding ribosomal-processing cysteine protease Prp, whose translation is MINIKINRNEENNIIYFSVNGHANFDEFGKDIVCASISILSQTAVLALYEVANIDVTYEMDEGLISCRIPDNIDVKQREKANIIIDTMLIGIKGTIEIYPEYITLQDEEV
- the rpmA gene encoding 50S ribosomal protein L27; its protein translation is MLFKMNLQLFASKKGVGSSKNGRDSESKRLGVKRADGQFVNAGSIIVRQRGTKIHPGNNVGKGGDDTLFAKVNGVVKFERKGKDKKQVSVYPVDEAAAQ